A stretch of the Vigna radiata var. radiata cultivar VC1973A chromosome 7, Vradiata_ver6, whole genome shotgun sequence genome encodes the following:
- the LOC106766614 gene encoding aspartic proteinase CDR1-like: MYMMTTLLRYSSLLIVLVFLQNISISKALKSSLRVEMIHRDSPKSPFYRPTETHFQRVENAILRSIHRANYLKLDSNDVESTITPASGEYLLNYSVGTPPVQILGIVDTGSDLIWMQCQPCKDCYKQDRPIFDPSTSRTYSTMPCVAADCLTGTHAFCNFNNGKHCAYKMSYADGSNSEGDFSWETISLYSSLEDVPVAFPQTVIGCGHNNYGIFGEKSSGIVGLGIGPFSLASQLKPKTGGTFSYCLTPMYEGDRKPSYLHFGDRGEVTVEGAVSTPLIRDIARPSVYFVVLEAISVGSKRIEFPRNGEDGNILIDSGAALSYLPDEVYSSLEGEMVNEVNLPRTDSPIKGLRLCFGITPGEEYHIPTVFAHFKGGGTVELHSINTFVKVRETIICLAFRSGSEAILGNLAQQDILIGYDTQRNTVTFLNTDYSGSGYPEGNDGAKVGADQLLSSSLVGDGGASWRLKSLKAFTRTSSSREQNFNEVVKERWGTLGELIATVASNAAAPARTHLRAIKNRQKGITEENSPDSDKHGGRALIKGQTENVYCYRIGLEACRARKEGNQLNAEKLAEIEAKFG, encoded by the exons ATGTACATGATGACAACGCTTCTACGTTATTCATCTCTTCTCATTGTCTTGGTATTTCTTCAAAACATTTCCATCTCAAAAGCCCTTAAAAGCAGTTTGAGAGTGGAGATGATCCACCGTGATTCACCAAAATCACCATTTTATCGTCCCACGGAAACTCATTTCCAACGAGTTGAAAATGCCATTCTTCGTTCCATCCATCGTGCTAATTACTTGAAACTCGACTCAAACGATGTTGAGAGCACTATAACACCAGCTTCAGGAGAATACCTGCTGAACTATTCAGTTGGAACTCCACCAGTCCAAATCCTCGGTATAGTTGATACTGGTTCAGACTTAATTTGGATGCAATGTCAGCCTTGTAAAGACTGTTACAAACAAGACAGACCCATATTTGATCCTTCAACTTCAAGGACATACAGTACTATGCCTTGTGTTGCTGCTGATTGTCTGACTGGGACACATGCTTTTTGCAATTTTAACAATGGAAAGCACTGTGCATATAAAATGTCCTATGCTGATGGATCAAATTCAGAAGGAGATTTCAGTTGGGAGACCATTAGTCTATATTCCAGTTTGGAAGATGTTCCTGTAGCATTTCCTCAAACTGTGATTGGATGTGGACACAACAACTATGGAATCTTTGGTGAGAAAAGCTCTGGCATAGTTGGCCTTGGAATCGGACCTTTCTCACTTGCAAGTCAGTTAAAACCTAAAACAGGTGGAACATTTTCCTATTGTTTGACGCCAATGTATGAAGGAGATCGAAAACCTAGCTATCTCCATTTTGGAGATCGTGGTGAGGTTACTGTTGAAGGTGCCGTTTCAACCCCTTTAATCAGAGACATAGCACGGCCATCCGTGTACTTCGTGGTGTTGGAAGCAATCAGTGTGGGAAGCAAGAGAATAGAGTTTCCCAGAAATGGTGAAGATGGAAACATCTTAATTGACTCAGGGGCAGCGCTCAGTTATTTGCCAGATGAGGTTTACTCAAGTTTGGAAGGAGAAATGGTAAATGAAGTTAATTTACCTCGTACTGATAGCCCAATAAAAGGTTTGAGGTTGTGCTTCGGAATTACACCTGGTGAAGAATATCATATACCAACAGTGTTTGCACATTTTAAAGGTGGTGGAACTGTGGAATTGCATTCTATCAACACCTTTGTCAAGGTCAGGGAAACTATCATATGTTTGGCTTTCCGTTCAGGTTCTGAAGCCATTTTGGGGAATTTAGCACAGCAGGATATCTTGATTGGCTATGACACACAACGCAACACAGTGACCTTTCTCAACACAGATT ATAGTGGAAGTGGTTACCCAGAAGGAAATGATGGAGCTAAAGTTGGTGCTGACCAACTTCTATCTTCTTCCCTTGTTGGGGATGGAGGAGCAAGTTGGAGACTCAAAAGTCTTAAAGCGTTCACAAGAACAAGCAGCTCGAGAGAACAAAACTTTAATGAG GTTGTGAAAGAAAGGTGGGGTACTCTGGGTGAGTTGATCGCAACTGTTGCATCTAATGCAGCTGCTCCTGCTCGAACACATCTACGTGCTataaaaaatagacaaaaaggGATAACGGAAGAAAACTCTCCAGATTCTGACAAGCATGGTGGAAGGGCTCTAATAAAAGG GCAAACTGAAAATGTATACTGCTACAGAATTGGCCTTGAGGCTTGTCGAGCTAGAAAAGAAGGTAATCAATT GAATGCTGAAAAATTGGCTGAAATTGAAGCTAAATTTGGttaa